DNA from Cutibacterium acnes:
CGGTAGTGCTACGTCTGGCCTGCGAGATGTGGTTCGCGTGGGGTGTCCTGGATGACATCCGACGACCTTGGAACGACGTCGTCAGGGTGGGGTATGCCGACGATCCCACCGGCGGCGTCCTCGATCACGCCCCAGATCCGGCTCCTGAACCTGTTGAGGATTCCAGCGCGGAGGTTGCCCGATGACGCGTACCGGACGCGCGACGGCTAGGCGATTCGCTCCCTCGGCTGACGGACGCCTGGTGGCCCAGACCTGGTTGGGGAGCCGTGCGATCTTGCTAGTCGTCGCTGTGGTTGTCATGACCGGGTACCACCGCACCTTTTCTCAGGTGACGGGGAATTGGGACGTGCAGCACTACATGTCGATCGCGCGCAATGGGTACGCCGATCCTCTCGAGATGGCGTTCTTTCCCGGACTTCCGGCATTGCTGAAAGGTGGCAGCTTCCTTGGTATTCCTATGGAAGTTACCGGGGTACTCCTCGGTCTGATCGGTTCGGCCTTAGCCGCATGGGCTCTCTTCCGGATTGGTGGGATGCTTCCCGCCTGTCTGTGGCTTATTGCCCCGGCAACCGTGTTTACCATGGTCGGATACACCGAGGCACCTTTCTGCGCTGCTGCCTTCTGGGCTTGGGAGCGTGCTCGTGCTGGGCGCTGGTGGGCGGCAGCTCTCCTCGCTGGTCTGGCATGCACGTTCCGAGTTTCTGGCCTCTTCCTGATAGGGGCGCTGGCAGTCTTGGCAGTCCTTGGCGATAGGGATGAGGGCCGTCCGACGAGCCAGGCTGCCCGACGTCGCCGCCTCATAGATGTCGTCAATCGATTATCCACTCTGCTGGTGCCCACTGCGGTGCTGGTGGCTTTCGTGGTGTGGCTACATCGGCTGACAGGGTCGTGGACTGCGTGGTCCCAGGCCCAGACGAATGGGTGGAGACGCGGTTTTACGACCCCGGCGGAGACCTTGCGGCATACTTTGCCCGCCACCCACGCCGACACCTGGCGGTCCCTCTACGGCGCTGGAGCTAGCGGTGTGGCCGTCGTATTTCGGCTTGAATTGGTTTCGGTGGCGCTGGGTGTCCTGGTGTTTGTCTACTGCCTTGTCCGACGACGTTGGGCTTCGGCGTCCTGGGTGGGCATCCAGGTGGTGGCCTTTTCGATCGGTTACTGGTACATGAGTGTCAACCGTGCCACCTTGTTATGGTTCCCGCTCTTTGTCGCCCTTGCTGAGGTAACTCGTGGCCCGTCTAAACCGCCCGGTCTGGTGCTGCTGTGGCGGGGGATCATGGGCATCGTTATCGCCATTGATCTTGCTGTCATGGTGTGGTGGGGTTGGCGATTTTTTACCGGGGGGTGGGCTAGTTGAGACGTACGGCCTTCATCGGGCCGGGACGCTACCAGCAGGCCATCGGTTCGCTGACCTCTTGGGGGTTAGTGGCACTCGTGGTCGTCGAAGCCTTCGCTGATTTTCGGCATGGACTCACCTCGCCGCCGTGGATCGTCAGTAGCTATCTCATTGTTGATGTGCTGATCATCCTGGCTTGTGGACCTGCGTTGTGGCTGCGTCGTCATGACCTTGGACGGACCGGACGGTGGATGCTCGGCGGAGCCTTGGGTTTCATGGTGTGGGCTATCGTCTCGGCATCCTTCTGCCCGCTGCCTAATCTCGGACCAGGGCCGGTGGCCAGGCTCTTGTTAGTGATGGCTCCCGTCACTGCGGTTGCGACTCTGCTCGCCGGCCTGTCCGTGGCCGCGGGGCTGACGATCAGGTCCTCTGGACGGATGGTGATCGAACGATTGTGGTGGCCTGCTGCGGCCATGACGTGCGTGTCTTATCTCCAGTGGCCTCGCGCCATGAAGGTGCACGGATCCACCCGACTCGCGACCGGTATGGGTGGTTCTGCGGTGCTCCACGTCGCCTTATTGCTGGCTTGTGGTGTGTTGGTGGCGGCTGCGGTGGCCGGTTGCCGGCGCGTCGCCAGCGGGATACTGGCTACTGGCGCGCTTGTCGCTGTCATACTGACGGGTTCGCGAGCCGGGCTGGCCTGTGCGACCCTGTTCGTGCTCGGATGCGCGATTGGCTTGGTGGTATGGCGCCGCTCCCGGGTGGTGAGACGGGCGGGTCATAGACGAATGGTCTGGGGAGCGCTCGTAGCACTGGCTGTAGTCGTCATCGGTATGGTGATTGTGGTTCCTGGGCTTCGACGCATGCTGAACCCGTCTGATCCGATGAGGTCCCGCACGCTGCGCACCGGAATACAGGTGTGGTCGAGCGACCTTAACCATGTTTTCTTCGGGCTCGGATCGGGGCGTTTGTGGCCATGGTATTTGTACGACTGTCATGCCCGGCAGGAGCCGTGGCGCGAGTTAATGACGACGCAGTGGGGACCCACCCTCAGCAGCGCACACTCCACCGTGTTAGCGGTCCTTGTGGAGCTCGGTTTGCTGGGCTTTGTTCTGCTCCTGCCCGTTCTACTAGGCCCCGTGGTGGAGTTGGTTCGCCGTCTGTTTGACGGTACTGGCTCTCCTGCGGAGGTCGTGCTGCGCTGGGCGGTCGTCGCCACGTTGCCAGCTTTCCTCGTCGATACTTACTTGGTCAAAAACTTCGGCGTGAGTATGTGGTGGTGGGTGGTCACCCTGTCGAGCGTGGCGTGGACTGATCAGCGTCCGCCCAGCACCTCGCGACAGAATTCGGGGTAGACGACAGAGGCGCGGAACTTTTCTTCCCATACCTGGCGGGAGGCCTGACACACCTGCTGGTACTCGTCCTCAGACAGACGTGCCAGCTGCACTAACGCGTCAGATGCCTGGGCGTCGGTGAACTCGGCAGGCAATAGATGCCCGTTGTCAGACGAGACGATTTCTCCTACTCCGCCGACGCCAGTCGCGATAATGGGGATACCGAGGGAGGCAACCTCCATCATTGATACAGGAAGTCCTTCCGAGGAGGAGAGGTTGACGAATACTGACGGTTTGAGATCGCGCTGGGTCGCCATGACCTGGGTGTTGTCGACGTGTCCGAGCAGGGTGATAGCATCCGTGACGCGGTGAACGGTGACCTCCTCGCGCAGAGTGTCCATCTGTGGGCCGTCACCCAGATGAGTCCAGTGTGCGTCGATGCCGCTAGCTCGCACCCTGGCCAGGATCGCGGGCATCCGGATCATTCTCTTGACTGGGACAAGATGGGCACAGCTGACAATGGTGAATGGGTCACGTCGGCAGTGGGCCGTCGGTCCGGGGTCGGAAGTGCCCAGGTAACGAGTGTGTATCTTCCCGGCGTACTGGGGCCACGTTGTTTGCAGTTCCCGAGTCCCCTGCTCGGAGACCGGGCAGATCCCGTCAAGAGACTGCAATAGCAGGCGACGTTCTGGGATGTGGTGACGAGGGGCAACGCTGGGGTACAAGTCGTAGCGATGGGCACGGGAGATTACGCGATCCACCGTGACTCCTTGGGCGCGCAACTGCTCAGCTAGCAGGGTTGCGGTGCGGGCTGTGATATGGAGCCAGAAGGAATAGATTGTGACATGGGATTCCGAGGTCAGCCTGAGGTTCGGGAGTTTGGCAAGGATGCTGTCGAGGGCTGTTTGGGCGCAAGCCTCGAAGTGAGCGTCAGAGACGAGTAGGCGGGGCTGTCGTCGTGTCGCTGCCCAGTCCACTCCGCTGGGTGGCAGCCGAACTAGCCCTTTCACGGCGGCGAGGGCGCGATCGAGGCCCCGGGGTGAAGACCGGGCAATGTGCATGACCTGAGCGTTGCTCGGGATGGCTCGTGTCTGCACATCGGCGGGACCAGCCTGGATTGGGATGATCACCACCTGATCGAAGGCGCGCCCCACATGGTCGATCTCGTTCTCAAGGAACTCCTCCCCGCGTGACAGCGGGTAGGTGTTCGTCAGGAGGATCAACGTCGACTCTCGATGTGCCATGTGGTGATCCTAACGTGCCAGGGTCGTCATCCTCGCGGGGCGTGGGGTGGTCGCCTGGTCGACTACGTGTGGCAATACGGTTGGTGGAGGGAGCCCGTGCCATCCAAGATCGCTATGCGATGGTTCCCGAACGTGATTGCCACAGTGGTCGGGTATTGCGTGTGCGTTGCCGTCCCGACATGGTGTCTTGTGCTGTTACAGGTCTGATGCAGTCCTAGACCTCGGGTACCGTTGTGGTGAATTGTTCGGCGGATCGGAGGACAACCCATGCCACAGACCGGCGCTGATCGCGAGGTCCGACGCTGCATCTACCACGTCCCCTACCCACTGGACCCGAACACGACTTTCGGTGGGCAGAAGCGCGCTGTGGCGATGCTCAAAGCCTTGACGCAGTGGGGCGAAGTGTGGGTGGTTGCTGGTGACGCCCGTCAGCGGCGCCGCCAAATTCAGGTGGTCATGAACGCTATCCGTGCTGGCACCCGATTCGAGTTTTGCTATTCGGAGTCCTCGACGATGCCCACGACTCTTACCGAGCCCCATCACCTGCCCACCCACCCTTTGGAGGACTTCGCCTTCTTGACCCGCTTGCGTCGGCACGGCATTCCGGTAGGTCTGTTCTATCGGGACGTCTACTGGAAGTTCCCGCTCTACGGTGAGGGAGTCCCGAAGGCCAAACAGCTCGTGGCGCAGGCGATGTACCGCTACGACTTGCTCGCCTATCGGCAGTGCCTCGACGTCCTTTTCCTACCTTCACTGCGTATGGGGGAGTGGGTTGACGTCGGTGATCGAGTGAAAAAGGTTGCCCTGCCCCCCGGCCACGACATTGACGAGACCCCGACGGCCACCCCGCCATCGCCACTGTCGATGTTCTACGTCGGTGGACTGGGGTCCCTTTACGACCTGCGTGCCTTCTGCGAGGCAGTCGCCAGTGTCCCCGAGGCATCCCTGACGATTTGCACCCGGCCTAAGGAATGGGAACAGGCGCGCAAGGACTACGAGCCCCTTATGGGGAACAACATTAAGGTTGTCCATGCTAACGGCAAGAAGGAGTTGGAGCCCTACTTCGCGGCGGCCAATGTAGCCGTCTTGGCGATGGCTCCGCATGAGTACCGAGACTTTGCGGCTCCGCTCAAACTTTTCGAGTACATCGGCAACGGGAAGCCGATCATTGCCACCGAGGGCACCTTCGTCGGGGATGTCGTGACGCGCGACGAACTGGGGTGGACGGTGCAGGCTTCCGTGAACGAGTTCGCGGCCCTCCTGGAACAGCTCACCCAACATCCGGAGCGGGTTGATGAAGCTTGCGACCGGGTCATGGCCGCACGGGACCAGCACACCTGGGCAGCCCGGGTGGAGGAGCTGGTCACGGCCCTGGCTGCGGTGGATCAACGATGAGTGTCGCCGAACGAACGGCAGCACGGCCGTTAGACCGTCAGGAGATGGCGAGTCGGGCCACGTCAGGGGTGTGGCTGGGCGCGGTCGCTGCCGTGCTGGTAATGCGGCTGCCCATGGGATTCCTCCTCTTCCTGATCGTGCCGTGGGTCATCCTGGCGGTGCAGACACGGTTTGCTTCCAGCCTCAGGGTGACCCTTCTCGTTGCGGTCGAGGTGTGCTGCATGGTGGCTTCCGGGATGGCCGTGGTATTTTTCCACCCCGGACTCCTAACCGACACCGGGAACAGCGCCTTCATCATGCTCGCGGTTATAGGTGTGACCCTCGTGGTGTTCCGGTCAGCTGAGCCAGGTAGGACGGCTCGTCAGGTCCTTCACGGCCTGTACTGGGGTGCAATCCTCGTTTGGCTTATTGGCATGGGAGAGATCGTGACCGGTGTCAAGCTGCTGCCACTGCTCTACCCGCGGGCCAACACGCTGGGTGCGGTGTCAAAGAATCGATGGGTTGTTACTGCAACCTACCCCAACTACAACGATTACGGTGTCGTCATGGCGATGCTTTTCACTGCTGTGCTGGCCCGGCTGTGGTTCAACCCGCGAAGAGGTGCGATTCGTCTCGGACGGTTGTTCGTCCTGGCGACGTGTCTGGTGATGATCCTCATTGGCGGGTCGCGAGGCGCCCTCTTTGGCTGCATCTGTGCCGTCATGCTGTTGTTTGTCCTCAACGTTCGCCGTCTCCATACAGCCGCTATGGGGGTGCGTGCCTTCGTCTGGGGTGGAGCGCTTGTCATCGTGCTGGGTACCGGGCTGTGGATGAGTCCCTACGTCCAGGATCACTCCACAGCGGAACGTGGCACTATCATGGCCAACGCATTGTCGATGACGTTGTCTAACCCGGCCGCCCTGCTCCTTGGATACGGCTCACTGTCGGAGTATCAAGCCCGGGCGTCGGCTCTGTACGGACACGTTCTCATGGATCCGCACAATCTGCTATTGGAGATCGTCCTCCGCTACGGAGCGATCGCGATGATCCTTTTCGTTGTCTGTTGGTTGTGGATTCTGGTCCGTGGTTTCTTGCCGCGTCGACCCGTGGCCGACTGGCAGGCGGCCTTCGGTCTCACCGTCGTAATGCTTTTCCCTGTGCTCGGCGTCGTTCCGTCATCAACCCTGCGGTATCACGTGACCTGGCTCTACCTTGTTGCGGCTAG
Protein-coding regions in this window:
- a CDS encoding membrane protein, encoding MTRTGRATARRFAPSADGRLVAQTWLGSRAILLVVAVVVMTGYHRTFSQVTGNWDVQHYMSIARNGYADPLEMAFFPGLPALLKGGSFLGIPMEVTGVLLGLIGSALAAWALFRIGGMLPACLWLIAPATVFTMVGYTEAPFCAAAFWAWERARAGRWWAAALLAGLACTFRVSGLFLIGALAVLAVLGDRDEGRPTSQAARRRRLIDVVNRLSTLLVPTAVLVAFVVWLHRLTGSWTAWSQAQTNGWRRGFTTPAETLRHTLPATHADTWRSLYGAGASGVAVVFRLELVSVALGVLVFVYCLVRRRWASASWVGIQVVAFSIGYWYMSVNRATLLWFPLFVALAEVTRGPSKPPGLVLLWRGIMGIVIAIDLAVMVWWGWRFFTGGWAS
- a CDS encoding glycosyltransferase is translated as MAHRESTLILLTNTYPLSRGEEFLENEIDHVGRAFDQVVIIPIQAGPADVQTRAIPSNAQVMHIARSSPRGLDRALAAVKGLVRLPPSGVDWAATRRQPRLLVSDAHFEACAQTALDSILAKLPNLRLTSESHVTIYSFWLHITARTATLLAEQLRAQGVTVDRVISRAHRYDLYPSVAPRHHIPERRLLLQSLDGICPVSEQGTRELQTTWPQYAGKIHTRYLGTSDPGPTAHCRRDPFTIVSCAHLVPVKRMIRMPAILARVRASGIDAHWTHLGDGPQMDTLREEVTVHRVTDAITLLGHVDNTQVMATQRDLKPSVFVNLSSSEGLPVSMMEVASLGIPIIATGVGGVGEIVSSDNGHLLPAEFTDAQASDALVQLARLSEDEYQQVCQASRQVWEEKFRASVVYPEFCREVLGGR
- a CDS encoding O-antigen ligase family protein, with amino-acid sequence MSVAERTAARPLDRQEMASRATSGVWLGAVAAVLVMRLPMGFLLFLIVPWVILAVQTRFASSLRVTLLVAVEVCCMVASGMAVVFFHPGLLTDTGNSAFIMLAVIGVTLVVFRSAEPGRTARQVLHGLYWGAILVWLIGMGEIVTGVKLLPLLYPRANTLGAVSKNRWVVTATYPNYNDYGVVMAMLFTAVLARLWFNPRRGAIRLGRLFVLATCLVMILIGGSRGALFGCICAVMLLFVLNVRRLHTAAMGVRAFVWGGALVIVLGTGLWMSPYVQDHSTAERGTIMANALSMTLSNPAALLLGYGSLSEYQARASALYGHVLMDPHNLLLEIVLRYGAIAMILFVVCWLWILVRGFLPRRPVADWQAAFGLTVVMLFPVLGVVPSSTLRYHVTWLYLVAASSITAETVAANSASAGRPTLSPEAVTQTERSAGGPGAA
- a CDS encoding O-antigen ligase family protein, with amino-acid sequence MRRTAFIGPGRYQQAIGSLTSWGLVALVVVEAFADFRHGLTSPPWIVSSYLIVDVLIILACGPALWLRRHDLGRTGRWMLGGALGFMVWAIVSASFCPLPNLGPGPVARLLLVMAPVTAVATLLAGLSVAAGLTIRSSGRMVIERLWWPAAAMTCVSYLQWPRAMKVHGSTRLATGMGGSAVLHVALLLACGVLVAAAVAGCRRVASGILATGALVAVILTGSRAGLACATLFVLGCAIGLVVWRRSRVVRRAGHRRMVWGALVALAVVVIGMVIVVPGLRRMLNPSDPMRSRTLRTGIQVWSSDLNHVFFGLGSGRLWPWYLYDCHARQEPWRELMTTQWGPTLSSAHSTVLAVLVELGLLGFVLLLPVLLGPVVELVRRLFDGTGSPAEVVLRWAVVATLPAFLVDTYLVKNFGVSMWWWVVTLSSVAWTDQRPPSTSRQNSG
- a CDS encoding glycosyltransferase → MPQTGADREVRRCIYHVPYPLDPNTTFGGQKRAVAMLKALTQWGEVWVVAGDARQRRRQIQVVMNAIRAGTRFEFCYSESSTMPTTLTEPHHLPTHPLEDFAFLTRLRRHGIPVGLFYRDVYWKFPLYGEGVPKAKQLVAQAMYRYDLLAYRQCLDVLFLPSLRMGEWVDVGDRVKKVALPPGHDIDETPTATPPSPLSMFYVGGLGSLYDLRAFCEAVASVPEASLTICTRPKEWEQARKDYEPLMGNNIKVVHANGKKELEPYFAAANVAVLAMAPHEYRDFAAPLKLFEYIGNGKPIIATEGTFVGDVVTRDELGWTVQASVNEFAALLEQLTQHPERVDEACDRVMAARDQHTWAARVEELVTALAAVDQR